A window of the Nocardia sp. NBC_01329 genome harbors these coding sequences:
- a CDS encoding ABC transporter ATP-binding protein, translating into MSTTPKLRLDGVTKKFPIRGQKTGLTAVEDITLDLAAGEFLVLVGPSGCGKSTLLDLLGGLSTPSSGQILLDGKPITGPGLDRGIVFQQYALLPWRSARRNIEFGLEAKGVPRAERRERAEHYLELVGLAGFADRYPHELSGGMKQRVAIARSLAFDPEVLLMDEPFAALDAQTRESLQDELLRIWERTGKTILFITHGIDEAVYLGQRVAVLTSRPGRVKTVVDIDIDRTAEDIRSGAEFRALRHRIWSLLHDEVERARSLELADISTIEEVQHV; encoded by the coding sequence ATGAGCACGACACCCAAACTCCGCCTGGACGGCGTGACCAAGAAGTTCCCGATCCGAGGTCAGAAAACCGGCCTCACCGCGGTCGAGGACATAACTCTCGACCTCGCGGCCGGGGAATTCCTGGTCCTCGTCGGGCCCAGCGGATGCGGTAAGTCCACACTGCTCGATCTGCTGGGCGGACTGAGCACTCCGAGCTCCGGGCAGATCCTGCTCGACGGCAAACCGATCACCGGGCCCGGTCTGGACCGCGGAATCGTTTTCCAGCAGTACGCGCTGCTGCCGTGGCGCAGTGCCCGCCGCAATATCGAGTTCGGGTTGGAGGCCAAGGGTGTGCCCAGGGCCGAGCGGCGCGAACGCGCCGAACACTATCTCGAACTGGTCGGGCTGGCCGGATTCGCCGACCGCTACCCGCACGAACTGTCCGGCGGGATGAAACAGCGGGTCGCGATCGCCCGCAGTCTGGCCTTCGACCCCGAAGTGCTGCTGATGGACGAACCGTTCGCCGCGCTGGACGCGCAGACCCGGGAATCGCTACAGGACGAATTGCTGCGGATCTGGGAGCGCACCGGTAAGACGATCCTGTTCATCACCCACGGTATCGACGAAGCGGTCTATCTGGGTCAGCGGGTTGCCGTACTCACCTCCCGCCCCGGCCGGGTCAAAACGGTGGTCGATATCGATATCGACCGCACCGCCGAGGACATCCGTTCCGGTGCGGAGTTCCGTGCTCTGCGGCACCGGATCTGGTCGCTGCTGCACGACGAGGTCGAACGTGCCCGCTCGCTCGAACTCGCCGATATCTCGACGATCGAAGAGGTTCAGCATGTCTAG
- a CDS encoding WS/DGAT/MGAT family O-acyltransferase, whose protein sequence is MIAKLTPQDADFFRLESTTHPVHIGSLAVLDNTADDGERILDYQGLVDLVESRLPLVPRYRRKVREIPLSLGRPVWVEDSRFDITYHLRRSALPSPGSDEQLHELVARLGSRPLDPGRPLWEMYLIEGLSGGRCALYTKSHAALVDGHAALEIGHVVVDGAESPREIADDAWLPGREPSDTDLLLGALGHLVAQPGSAVEVLREVGAGTAGLIGTASRTLDGAVSAVRSATSSMPNSPINARTSRQRRFTVAVTDLADYKRVHQQTGCTINDVVLAVVTGALRNWLLSRNKGLTESSVLRAVVPMSGYSGEPGTGRTLPSGITPFLIDLPVGEPSPVMRLSHISHATAEDARGRHGVRAATLVHLAGFAPASLHAMSVRAASTFADHTFNLVITNAPGPQTPMFVGGARMLEMYPVSPLLRNQATSIGITSYDGRVCYGLNADREAMADIGVLAASVPESMEEILGACL, encoded by the coding sequence GTGATAGCGAAGCTGACACCGCAGGACGCGGACTTCTTCCGGCTGGAATCGACCACTCATCCGGTACACATCGGATCACTGGCCGTTCTGGACAACACAGCCGACGACGGCGAGCGGATCCTCGACTACCAGGGTCTGGTCGATCTGGTGGAGTCACGGCTGCCCCTGGTACCCCGCTACCGGCGCAAGGTCCGCGAGATCCCGCTGTCGTTGGGCCGGCCGGTCTGGGTGGAGGACAGCCGTTTCGATATCACCTACCACCTGCGTCGTTCCGCGCTACCGTCACCGGGTAGCGACGAGCAGCTCCACGAACTGGTCGCCAGACTGGGTTCGCGGCCGCTGGACCCCGGCCGCCCGCTGTGGGAGATGTACCTGATCGAGGGTTTGAGCGGCGGGCGGTGCGCCCTCTACACCAAATCGCACGCCGCCCTGGTCGACGGGCACGCCGCCCTCGAGATCGGGCACGTCGTCGTCGACGGGGCCGAGTCCCCGCGGGAGATCGCCGACGATGCGTGGCTACCGGGTCGCGAACCCAGCGATACCGATCTGCTGCTGGGCGCGCTCGGGCATCTGGTGGCCCAGCCCGGCTCGGCGGTGGAGGTGCTGCGCGAGGTCGGCGCCGGCACCGCCGGCCTGATCGGCACGGCGAGCCGCACCTTGGACGGCGCCGTATCGGCGGTTCGGTCGGCCACCAGCAGCATGCCGAACAGCCCCATCAACGCGCGGACCTCCCGCCAGCGCAGGTTCACCGTCGCGGTCACCGACCTCGCCGACTACAAGCGGGTACATCAGCAGACCGGGTGCACGATCAACGACGTGGTACTGGCCGTGGTGACCGGCGCCCTGCGCAATTGGCTGCTGTCGAGGAACAAAGGTCTCACCGAATCGAGCGTGCTGCGCGCGGTGGTACCGATGTCCGGTTACAGCGGCGAGCCGGGTACCGGGCGCACGTTGCCGAGCGGGATCACACCGTTCCTGATCGACCTGCCGGTCGGCGAACCCAGCCCGGTGATGCGGCTCTCCCATATCTCGCACGCCACCGCCGAGGATGCCCGCGGGCGCCACGGTGTGCGGGCCGCGACCCTGGTGCATCTCGCCGGTTTCGCTCCGGCCAGCCTGCACGCGATGAGTGTGCGGGCAGCGAGTACGTTCGCAGACCATACGTTCAATCTGGTGATCACCAACGCGCCGGGCCCGCAGACGCCGATGTTCGTCGGTGGGGCGCGGATGCTGGAGATGTACCCGGTTTCGCCACTGCTGCGCAATCAGGCGACGAGTATCGGGATCACGTCCTACGACGGACGGGTCTGTTACGGACTCAACGCCGACCGCGAAGCGATGGCCGATATCGGGGTTCTGGCCGCTTCGGTGCCCGAATCGATGGAGGAGATACTCGGTGCCTGCCTCTGA
- a CDS encoding ABC transporter substrate-binding protein translates to MPVRPDTIRSTWRPRAAAGLAVLTALVMLLCGCGAGGEAAETADGKTILRYQGWSGKVGFHELAADLGYYDRIQLEWVGDTTSGPQDIQSAATGEIEFGSAFNGAVVKLNVAGAPITSVLSSYGADANEYTGYYVLENSPIRSARDLIGKKIGMNTLGAHHEFLTREWLAQQGLTQDEIKSVQLVVVPPVNTEQALREGQLDVATLSSIQRESALARGGIRPLFTDRDLFGAFSYGTYVMRDDFIAANPDAVRDFVQGTARAVRWTQIHPREEVIARFLDIIHKRGRTESAEPVKYWRSSGIPVPGAVIAERELQIWIDWLVRNGELDQDKPAARDLYTNEYNPYANGTYPAEGGPDGQASAGEK, encoded by the coding sequence ATGCCAGTACGCCCGGATACGATACGCAGCACGTGGCGGCCGAGGGCCGCCGCAGGCCTCGCGGTGCTCACCGCCCTCGTGATGCTGCTGTGTGGGTGCGGCGCGGGTGGCGAGGCCGCCGAAACTGCCGACGGTAAGACGATCCTGCGATATCAGGGCTGGTCCGGGAAAGTGGGATTCCACGAGCTGGCCGCCGACCTCGGCTATTACGACAGGATCCAGCTGGAATGGGTCGGCGATACCACCAGCGGCCCACAGGACATCCAGTCGGCGGCCACCGGCGAGATCGAATTCGGATCGGCGTTCAACGGTGCCGTCGTCAAACTCAACGTGGCCGGCGCGCCCATCACCTCGGTGCTCAGCTCCTACGGTGCCGACGCGAACGAGTACACCGGGTACTACGTGCTGGAGAACAGCCCGATCCGGTCGGCGCGTGATCTGATCGGCAAGAAGATCGGGATGAACACCCTCGGTGCGCACCACGAATTCCTCACCCGCGAATGGCTCGCCCAGCAGGGCTTGACCCAGGACGAGATCAAATCGGTGCAGTTGGTGGTGGTACCGCCGGTGAACACCGAGCAGGCGCTACGCGAGGGCCAGCTCGATGTCGCCACCCTGAGCTCGATCCAGCGGGAGAGCGCCCTGGCCCGGGGCGGTATCCGCCCCCTGTTCACCGACCGGGACCTGTTCGGCGCGTTCAGCTACGGCACGTATGTGATGCGCGACGATTTCATCGCCGCGAATCCCGATGCGGTGCGTGATTTCGTCCAGGGGACCGCGCGGGCCGTCCGCTGGACCCAGATCCATCCGCGGGAAGAAGTGATAGCCCGCTTCCTCGACATCATCCACAAGCGGGGACGTACGGAAAGCGCCGAACCTGTGAAGTATTGGCGTAGTTCCGGGATCCCGGTGCCGGGCGCGGTGATCGCCGAACGCGAATTGCAGATCTGGATCGACTGGCTGGTCCGTAACGGCGAACTCGACCAGGACAAGCCGGCGGCCCGCGATCTCTACACCAACGAGTACAACCCGTACGCCAACGGCACCTACCCCGCCGAAGGTGGACCCGACGGACAAGCATCGGCCGGTGAAAAATGA
- the aroA gene encoding 3-phosphoshikimate 1-carboxyvinyltransferase, giving the protein MREDGRVSFWPAPHVDAPVHATVTLPGSKSITNRALVLAALADGPSTITGALRSRDTGLMIAALRALGIQIIGDADTLAVTPTPLQGGRVDCGLAGTVMRFVPPVATLAAGDTAFDGDIAARVRPLRTILDALRGLGAAIEGDALPFTVRGSSALRGGAITIDASGSSQFISGLLLSAARFDEGVVVRHSGNALPSMPHIEMTVEMLRRADVTVEAPADVRGEQTWSVSPGPIRAVDWTVEPDLSNATPFLAAAAVTGGRVSIPHWPRLTTQAGDVIREILVRMGAEAGFSDGALTVTGPDRLAGIDIDLHDVGELTPTVAALAALADSESRLRGISHLRGHETDRLAALSTEINRLGGQVTETEDGLEIVPAPLHGGRWHSYADHRMATAGAILGLAVPGIEIEDIGTTAKTLPDFVALWESMLDPQTAEPGAAH; this is encoded by the coding sequence ATGCGCGAAGATGGTCGAGTGAGTTTCTGGCCAGCGCCCCATGTCGATGCCCCTGTGCATGCGACCGTCACCCTGCCCGGCTCCAAATCGATCACGAACAGAGCTCTGGTCCTGGCCGCGCTCGCCGACGGCCCCTCGACCATCACCGGTGCCCTGCGCAGTCGTGATACCGGCCTGATGATCGCGGCGCTGCGCGCTCTCGGCATTCAGATCATCGGTGACGCCGATACGCTCGCCGTCACCCCCACCCCACTCCAGGGTGGCCGGGTGGACTGCGGACTGGCCGGAACAGTGATGCGGTTCGTACCCCCGGTCGCGACCCTGGCGGCGGGTGATACCGCTTTCGACGGCGATATCGCCGCGCGGGTCCGCCCGCTGCGCACCATCCTGGACGCCCTGCGCGGGCTCGGCGCCGCTATCGAGGGTGACGCGCTCCCGTTCACCGTGCGCGGCTCGAGCGCCCTGCGCGGTGGCGCCATCACCATCGACGCCTCCGGCTCCTCCCAGTTCATCTCGGGACTGCTGTTGTCGGCCGCGCGGTTCGACGAGGGCGTCGTCGTACGCCATTCCGGAAATGCGCTGCCGTCCATGCCGCATATCGAGATGACGGTCGAGATGCTGCGCCGCGCCGATGTCACGGTCGAGGCGCCGGCCGATGTCCGGGGCGAGCAGACCTGGTCCGTCTCTCCCGGCCCGATCCGTGCGGTCGACTGGACCGTCGAACCGGACCTCTCGAACGCCACCCCGTTCCTGGCCGCGGCCGCGGTCACCGGCGGGCGGGTCAGCATTCCGCACTGGCCGCGGTTGACCACCCAGGCCGGCGACGTGATCCGGGAAATCCTGGTCCGAATGGGCGCCGAGGCCGGCTTCAGCGACGGCGCGCTCACCGTGACCGGTCCCGATCGACTTGCCGGCATCGATATCGACCTGCACGATGTGGGCGAACTGACGCCGACGGTCGCGGCGCTGGCGGCGCTGGCGGATTCGGAGTCACGGTTGCGCGGTATCTCCCATCTGCGCGGTCACGAAACCGATCGGCTCGCCGCCCTGTCCACCGAGATCAACCGGCTCGGCGGGCAGGTGACCGAAACGGAGGACGGCCTGGAGATCGTCCCGGCCCCGCTGCACGGCGGCCGTTGGCATTCCTACGCCGATCACCGGATGGCCACGGCCGGTGCGATTCTCGGTCTCGCCGTCCCGGGTATCGAGATCGAGGATATCGGTACCACCGCCAAGACCCTGCCCGATTTCGTCGCCCTGTGGGAATCGATGCTCGATCCGCAGACGGCCGAACCGGGAGCGGCTCACTGA
- a CDS encoding ABC transporter permease, translated as MSSALATGTLDAPRATGAEQPALVRSTAPARIAARQWGQRLAALAWRVVKPSVAILAFLALWEVAPRVGLVDKVFLPPFTEVAATFFELTANGQLWEHISTSLSRALTGFVIAVAIAVPLGVAIAWYRPVADFLNPVLELFRNTAALALLPVFILILGIGETSKVALVIYACAFPILLNTISGVRTVDPLLIKSARSLGFSQIALVYKVVLPAAVPTIFTGLRMAAASSILVLIAAEMVGAKAGLGYLITAAQLNFQIPDMYAGIIAIALVGLIFNTVLVFVERRLSSWRVAL; from the coding sequence ATGTCTAGCGCACTCGCCACCGGCACCCTGGACGCGCCGCGCGCCACCGGGGCCGAGCAGCCTGCCCTCGTGCGGTCCACTGCACCGGCGCGTATCGCGGCCCGCCAGTGGGGGCAGCGCCTGGCCGCCCTGGCCTGGCGGGTGGTGAAACCGTCGGTCGCGATCTTGGCGTTCCTGGCCCTCTGGGAGGTCGCGCCCCGGGTGGGTCTGGTCGACAAGGTGTTCCTGCCGCCGTTCACCGAGGTCGCCGCGACCTTCTTCGAGCTGACCGCCAACGGGCAGCTGTGGGAGCACATATCGACCAGTCTGTCCCGTGCGCTCACCGGATTCGTGATCGCGGTGGCGATCGCGGTGCCACTGGGCGTCGCGATCGCCTGGTATCGGCCGGTGGCCGATTTCCTGAACCCGGTCCTCGAACTGTTCCGTAATACGGCGGCACTGGCATTGCTCCCGGTGTTCATCCTGATCCTGGGCATCGGCGAGACCTCGAAAGTGGCGCTGGTGATCTACGCGTGCGCCTTCCCGATTCTGCTCAACACCATCTCCGGGGTGCGCACTGTCGATCCGCTGCTCATCAAATCCGCCCGTTCGCTGGGCTTCTCCCAGATCGCGCTGGTCTACAAGGTCGTGTTGCCGGCGGCGGTGCCGACCATCTTCACCGGTCTTCGGATGGCCGCGGCGTCCTCGATCCTGGTGCTCATCGCGGCCGAGATGGTCGGCGCGAAGGCCGGACTGGGGTATCTGATCACGGCCGCGCAGCTCAACTTCCAGATTCCCGATATGTACGCGGGGATCATCGCCATCGCGCTGGTCGGCCTGATCTTCAACACGGTCCTGGTGTTCGTCGAGCGTCGGCTGTCCAGCTGGCGCGTTGCTCTCTAG
- a CDS encoding DUF732 domain-containing protein, with protein MLKTLAIGAVASALVFGSFSSASAHPYPGVSRPGSTGAHSPAGKDDSVAQLPFADREFLRASAFDDENRQLQDAAIALAHAQCEYLGTSGNTAANRTYLAEEARPFVEYPYMFLEAAVRSYCPQHTVMS; from the coding sequence ATGCTCAAAACTCTGGCCATCGGCGCGGTCGCATCCGCGCTCGTGTTCGGCAGCTTCTCCAGTGCCTCCGCACACCCCTACCCCGGCGTCTCGCGCCCGGGTTCCACGGGTGCGCACAGCCCGGCGGGTAAAGACGATTCCGTCGCGCAGCTACCCTTCGCGGACCGGGAATTCCTCCGGGCCAGCGCGTTCGACGACGAGAACCGCCAACTTCAGGACGCGGCGATCGCCCTCGCACACGCCCAGTGCGAATACCTCGGCACCTCCGGTAACACCGCGGCGAACCGCACCTACCTCGCCGAGGAGGCACGGCCGTTCGTGGAATACCCCTACATGTTCCTGGAAGCCGCAGTCAGGTCCTACTGCCCGCAGCACACCGTGATGAGCTGA
- the secA gene encoding preprotein translocase subunit SecA: MPALTLTRLLRFGEGRMVKRLSHLADEVLGLEGDYEDLTDIELRAKTDEFRERYADGESLDDLLLEAFAVAREASWRVLQQKHYRVQIMGGAALHLGNISEMKTGEGKTLTSVLPAYLNAISGDGVHIVTTNDYLAKRDSEWMGRVHRFLGLEVGAILSGMTPPQRREAYHADITYGTNNEFGFDYLRDNMTHSLDDLVQRGHNFAVVDEVDSILIDEARTPLIISGPADASSKWYAEFARIAPLLKKDLHYEVDIKKRTIGVHEAGVEFVEDQLGIDNLYEAANSPLVSYLNNSVKAKELYTKDKDYIVRDGEVIIVDEFTGRILVGRRYNEGMHQAIEAKEGVEIQPENQTLATITLQNYFRLYDKLSGMTGTAETEAAELHQIYSLGVIPIPTNKPPIRIDQADLIYKTEEAKFNAVVDDVVERHQAGQPVLIGTTSVDRSEYLSKQLTKRGVPHNVLNAKFHEKEAQIIAEAGRPGTVTVATNMAGRGTDIVLGGNPDIITDTLLRQQGLDPVNTPDEYQANWFHALEKVKKQVAEDAEAVKEAGGLYVLGTERHDSRRIDNQLRGRSGRQGDPGESRFYLSLGDELMRRFNGAALESIMTRLNLPDDVPIEAKMVSKAIKSAQTQVEQQNFEIRKNVLKYDEVMNQQRTIIYEERNQILRGEDMEGQVQSMITDVITAYVDGATAEGYVEDWDLDKLWGALKTLYPVSLNHRDVAGETEVGEAGELTRDDLLDTLLDDAHAAYEQRESEIDGMAGAGSMRTLERQVLLSVLDRKWREHLYEMDYLKEGIGLRAMAQRDPLVEYQREGFDMFANMLEGLKEDAVGILFNVQVEVQQPQPEGVAVDPGLRSPIGSQPVPPESQYPTEKLPIINGAPPALRARGIGESGPRGLSYSGPDEGGRTAVHSDAEEYGADGQGQGTRRERREAARAQTKQGRGAKTPRKH; the protein is encoded by the coding sequence GTGCCTGCGCTGACACTGACGAGGTTGCTACGTTTTGGTGAGGGTCGCATGGTCAAGCGCCTCTCCCATCTCGCCGACGAGGTGCTCGGGCTCGAGGGCGACTACGAGGACCTCACCGATATCGAGCTGCGTGCCAAGACCGACGAGTTCCGCGAGCGCTACGCCGACGGCGAATCCCTCGACGATCTGCTGCTCGAGGCGTTCGCGGTGGCACGCGAGGCCTCGTGGCGGGTGCTGCAGCAAAAGCACTACCGAGTGCAGATCATGGGCGGCGCGGCGCTGCATCTGGGCAATATCTCGGAGATGAAGACCGGTGAGGGCAAAACCCTGACCTCGGTCCTGCCGGCCTATCTGAACGCGATCAGCGGCGACGGTGTGCATATCGTCACCACCAACGACTACCTGGCCAAACGTGACTCCGAGTGGATGGGCCGGGTGCACCGTTTCCTCGGGCTCGAGGTCGGCGCGATCCTGTCCGGGATGACGCCGCCGCAGCGACGCGAGGCCTACCACGCCGATATCACCTACGGCACCAACAACGAATTCGGCTTCGACTACCTGCGCGACAATATGACCCATTCGCTGGACGATCTCGTCCAGCGCGGCCACAATTTCGCCGTGGTCGACGAGGTCGACTCCATTCTGATCGACGAGGCGCGTACTCCGCTCATCATCTCCGGCCCCGCGGATGCCTCCAGCAAGTGGTATGCCGAATTTGCCCGGATCGCCCCATTGCTGAAAAAAGATCTCCACTACGAGGTCGATATCAAGAAACGCACCATCGGTGTGCACGAAGCGGGCGTGGAATTCGTCGAGGACCAGCTCGGAATCGACAATCTCTACGAGGCCGCCAACTCGCCGCTCGTGAGCTACCTGAACAACTCCGTCAAGGCCAAGGAGCTCTACACCAAGGACAAGGACTACATCGTCCGCGACGGCGAGGTCATCATCGTCGACGAGTTCACCGGGCGCATCCTGGTCGGCCGCCGCTACAACGAGGGCATGCACCAGGCGATCGAGGCCAAGGAAGGGGTCGAGATCCAGCCGGAGAACCAGACCCTGGCCACCATCACGCTGCAGAACTATTTTCGCCTCTACGACAAACTCTCCGGCATGACGGGTACCGCCGAGACCGAGGCGGCCGAGCTGCACCAGATCTACAGCCTGGGCGTCATCCCGATCCCGACCAACAAGCCGCCGATCAGGATCGATCAGGCCGATCTGATCTACAAGACCGAAGAGGCCAAGTTCAACGCCGTCGTCGACGATGTGGTGGAACGCCATCAGGCCGGCCAGCCGGTGCTGATCGGCACCACCAGCGTGGACCGCTCGGAGTATCTGTCCAAACAGCTCACCAAACGCGGTGTCCCGCACAACGTCCTCAACGCGAAGTTCCATGAGAAGGAAGCGCAGATCATCGCCGAGGCGGGCCGCCCCGGCACGGTGACCGTCGCGACCAACATGGCCGGTCGTGGTACCGATATCGTGCTCGGCGGTAACCCCGACATCATCACCGATACATTGCTGCGTCAGCAGGGCCTGGACCCGGTGAACACTCCCGATGAATACCAGGCCAACTGGTTCCACGCCCTGGAGAAGGTCAAGAAGCAGGTCGCCGAAGATGCCGAGGCGGTGAAGGAGGCCGGTGGTCTCTACGTGCTCGGTACCGAACGACATGATTCCCGGCGTATCGACAACCAGCTGCGTGGTCGCTCCGGTCGTCAGGGTGACCCGGGTGAGTCCCGTTTCTATCTGTCGCTCGGTGACGAGCTCATGCGCCGCTTCAACGGCGCGGCGCTGGAATCGATCATGACCCGGCTCAACCTGCCCGACGATGTGCCGATCGAGGCGAAGATGGTCTCCAAGGCGATCAAGAGCGCGCAGACCCAGGTCGAGCAGCAGAACTTCGAGATCCGCAAGAACGTGCTCAAATACGACGAGGTGATGAACCAGCAGCGCACCATCATCTACGAGGAGCGCAACCAGATTCTGCGCGGTGAGGATATGGAGGGCCAGGTCCAGAGCATGATCACCGATGTGATCACCGCGTACGTGGACGGTGCCACCGCCGAGGGCTACGTGGAGGACTGGGACCTCGACAAACTGTGGGGCGCACTGAAAACCCTCTACCCGGTGAGTTTGAACCATCGCGACGTCGCCGGTGAGACCGAGGTCGGTGAAGCCGGTGAGCTGACCCGCGACGACCTGCTCGATACGCTGCTCGACGATGCCCACGCCGCCTATGAGCAGCGTGAGTCCGAAATCGACGGGATGGCCGGCGCAGGAAGTATGCGCACGCTGGAACGCCAGGTCCTGCTGTCGGTGCTGGACCGGAAATGGCGTGAGCACCTGTACGAGATGGACTACCTGAAGGAAGGTATCGGTCTCCGCGCCATGGCCCAGCGTGATCCGCTGGTGGAATATCAGCGCGAGGGCTTCGATATGTTCGCCAACATGCTGGAGGGGCTGAAGGAGGACGCGGTCGGCATCCTGTTCAACGTCCAGGTGGAGGTTCAGCAGCCGCAGCCCGAGGGCGTCGCGGTGGATCCGGGGCTGCGTTCCCCGATCGGCTCGCAGCCGGTACCGCCGGAGAGCCAGTACCCGACCGAAAAGCTTCCGATCATCAACGGCGCACCTCCGGCTCTGCGTGCCCGCGGTATCGGCGAGTCGGGCCCGCGTGGCCTGAGCTACTCGGGCCCGGACGAGGGCGGACGTACCGCGGTGCACAGCGACGCGGAGGAGTACGGTGCCGACGGCCAGGGGCAGGGCACCAGGCGGGAACGCCGTGAGGCCGCCCGGGCGCAGACGAAACAGGGCCGGGGCGCCAAGACACCTCGTAAGCACTGA
- the rsgA gene encoding ribosome small subunit-dependent GTPase A produces the protein MSRRGRTTASYDESDVRVRPGRSSRPRTKTRPEHRDAQPAMVVSVDRGRWGCVLDGDPQRLLVAMRARELGRTPIVVGDQVDVVGDISGRADTLARIVRVAERTTVLRRTADDTDPFERVVVGNAEKLFIMVALADPPPRTGFVERAMVAAYAGGLEPVLCLTKHDLAGESEFAAAFDDLDLSIVYAGIDDPLDGALNQLTGHITCFLGHSGVGKSTLVNRLVPDAERAVGEVSGVGKGKHTSTQSVALPLPGGGWVIDTPGIRSFGLAHITPDDVIAAFTDLAEAIENCPRGCTHLGPPADPECALDELPDRARRVEAVRQLLVALNSNDQW, from the coding sequence CTGAGCCGGCGCGGCCGGACCACCGCCTCCTACGACGAATCCGATGTCCGGGTGCGTCCCGGGCGGAGTTCGCGGCCGCGGACCAAGACCCGCCCGGAGCATCGCGACGCGCAGCCGGCGATGGTCGTCTCGGTGGACCGGGGTCGCTGGGGCTGCGTACTCGACGGTGATCCGCAGCGGCTGCTGGTGGCCATGCGGGCCCGGGAATTGGGACGCACCCCCATCGTGGTCGGCGATCAGGTCGATGTGGTCGGCGATATCTCCGGCCGGGCCGATACGCTCGCGCGGATCGTCCGGGTCGCCGAGCGCACCACGGTGCTGCGACGCACCGCCGACGACACCGACCCGTTCGAGCGGGTGGTGGTCGGCAATGCCGAAAAGTTGTTCATCATGGTGGCCCTGGCCGATCCACCGCCGCGCACCGGTTTCGTCGAGCGGGCGATGGTGGCCGCCTACGCCGGCGGTCTGGAACCGGTGCTCTGTCTCACCAAGCACGATCTGGCCGGGGAGTCGGAGTTCGCGGCCGCGTTCGACGATCTGGATCTGTCCATCGTCTACGCCGGGATCGACGATCCGCTCGACGGGGCCCTGAACCAGCTCACCGGCCATATCACCTGTTTTCTGGGCCATTCCGGCGTGGGGAAATCCACCCTGGTGAACCGGCTGGTACCCGACGCCGAGCGGGCGGTCGGCGAAGTTTCCGGTGTCGGCAAGGGCAAACACACTTCTACACAATCGGTGGCGCTGCCGCTGCCCGGCGGCGGCTGGGTGATCGATACTCCGGGTATCCGGTCCTTCGGGCTCGCGCACATCACCCCCGACGATGTGATCGCGGCGTTCACCGATCTGGCCGAGGCGATCGAGAACTGTCCACGTGGCTGTACACATCTGGGTCCCCCCGCCGATCCCGAGTGCGCGCTCGACGAACTACCGGACCGAGCGCGCCGGGTCGAGGCGGTCCGCCAGCTACTGGTCGCGTTGAATTCCAATGATCAATGGTGA
- a CDS encoding GntR family transcriptional regulator, whose product MLIRVDPARPEPLADQIAACVRRAIADGDAPAGTRLPGARELAASLEVSIHTVLAGYQRLRDEGLLELRRGRGATVRAGIPDGRAAVVDLARQLVAAARRIDLDETELLELVRAAAH is encoded by the coding sequence ATGCTGATCCGCGTGGACCCGGCGCGGCCGGAACCGCTGGCCGACCAGATCGCGGCCTGTGTGCGGCGGGCGATCGCCGACGGCGACGCACCTGCGGGCACCCGGTTGCCGGGTGCCCGCGAACTGGCGGCGTCGCTGGAGGTCAGCATCCATACCGTGCTCGCCGGATATCAGCGGTTGCGCGACGAAGGGTTGCTCGAACTGCGCCGCGGCCGGGGAGCCACGGTCCGCGCCGGTATCCCCGACGGTCGCGCCGCGGTGGTCGATCTGGCCCGGCAGCTCGTAGCCGCCGCCCGCCGTATCGACCTCGACGAAACGGAACTGCTCGAATTGGTTCGCGCCGCCGCGCACTGA